Genomic segment of Vitis riparia cultivar Riparia Gloire de Montpellier isolate 1030 chromosome 19, EGFV_Vit.rip_1.0, whole genome shotgun sequence:
ATGCATTCGTTTATCCAAGTGCAGAAGAAGCATCATATACTAAGGCATTCCTTTAATCCTTTGTTTGCAGATAAAATATCTGTGCTTGGGAAATATGGTGTAATTTTACTGGAGCACGTCTCAACTTGATGGAAGAATGAGGAATAAGCTGCTGATGGTTTCCTCCCACATGAAGTATTCGAATAAATCCATGCAGACTAGCACTGGGTGTCTTCATTTTTGTTGCACAACTTTGAGCTTTTGATGCTTCTGTTAGCAGTcattgtaaaacatttttcggttcccttcttttctctttctttaatatttttcctcaTCTTGCTCTATAGTCCAAACAGAAGAAAGCAATTTTCCTTAACAtgatttttgcttttctttgtgTAGTAGTTGTTGGGAACCAAACATTGTCTAAGTGTTGGAAAGTGATCTTTCTTTGATCAATGTGGGATCTCACATTCACAAAAGAGGTTTTGGAGGAGAAggctatttgaaaattttccatgcATAATTCTATTTCATATTCATGCATTTTAATCAGGTGATGAATGTCAGAGACTCAACGTGCCATGgaacattttttaaaagcttaagAAAACACTTCCTAACATATCAAATCTTGGGCTTAATTCATAATAacttttaataacaaaaaaattcatttaaaataatttcaatattgtttttataGTTGAGGATCGTATTACAATATCGAAATGTAGGTTTTCGAAAGGTATAAAAACGGTATCATCAAAGCCTGAAGCACAGCCCAAAAGCATATATTCCAACCCCACACCTAAGACTATATGCAAAGCACAGAAAAATTCAAGAGGATGCTGTTCTCTTTTACACCCGCTGCCAACAGACTGGGTACCTTTGCATGAAAACCATGCAAACATATAAACATAAGACTTGTAACAGTCAAAATAAGGAGGCTTTAGAAGAAGACTAGAAGCCAAAACAGCAGGAACAGAAATCCATGCACACCTCACATGGACCTTCCTTGCTGTCATTCTCTCAAGCTCTCATTCCACTAATGTGTGTCAGAGTATCAGACTCCACCTACCCAGCTACAAATTCCAACTTCAGTTCATTGTTGGGAGTCATCTTCCAATTTCCTTTGCTGTATTGTGTGAATCTGCTGttcatatgaatatatataataagattgGGATGTGGGGTGTGTTGATTTCAGTGTGTTTGGCTCAATTTGTGTGGTTCTTGAATCCTGTAGTTTTACTTGGTGAACACTTCTCTGTGCAGTGTAGTGATAACTGGTAagcatatttttatatttcattactGTTTGCAAAGGTTCTATCTCTCTGTTTTCCTGTTGTTTCCTTTGGAATTTGTATTCTCTTCTCTGTATAGTGTTTGGTTTGAAGGAAAGATTATCTGATGCTTTTAGTTTCCAGTCAATTGTAGAAATCTAAggctttccttttttcttttttctttttccccgtTCCAATGCCTAAACTTCTAAGGTTTTGAGTATCGGTTCAGAAACTTTGGGGTTtttattttgggtgttttttttttttcccttaagtGGCTTCAATACCTAAATTTCTTGGTTTAGGTGTGTGTATACGGAacttgattaaatttttttagtaatctAGGGGTTTTTTGATGGGTTTCAATGCCTAAATTTCTAGGGTTTtaggtatatataaatatatgatatcCTTTTTAGAAAATCTGGGGTTTTTATTGGTTTAAATGCCTAAAcatttggtttatttatttatttattttattattattagtctCAATGCCTAAACTCCTTAGGTTTTACTCTCATGTTGCATATTGTTGCTCAGCATCACTAGATTGGTTCTGAAAGGTTGTCTAAGCAATTTCTAGTGGCTTGAGTTGTCTAAGTACAAAACATGTAGTAGCAACATTTTGTGTTGGTCCACTTAATCCTGGACTAGAGATATTTCAACTGCACTTAGAATAGTAAAATGCTaacattttcttaatatatttccTGTATAAGGACTGTCAATATTACTTCATATTTAGTGTTTTGATGGTTTTCCTCATACTTCAATGGTgaatttgttttcaataaatatcCCAAACATTTAGACGCATATGATTGAAAGAGGGTCTTTGGATGGCTAGATAAAGATGGAAGCACAAAGTGTTATAACTCGGTTTCAAAATTCTGGTGTGTTTCGGACCCAGGGCCTTATTGGAGGAAAATGGACTGAAGCTTATGATGGCAAGACTATTCAGGTTTGACAGAACTTTTACTTCTCTTTTTATTTCCTAACACAACAAACACTGCCTCCAAATTTCTGTATGTGATTGCATGTAGAACATGCCGGAGGTCGGTGCCAAGTATCGGTGTTGTAACTGTAATGAGTAATTCAGTAAGTACTAAAGTAATGACTGAGTACATGACCTTAGATTGTGCTTGTAAAAGAACCAATTTGTGTGGTTGATTCAACCAACTGGGATTTAAATCTTTTGCTGAATTGAGCTGATTAAAcattgaggaaattgttttgatttgtttttttgttcgctttttatttattttgttgattaccTAATTCTATCCATGAACCTTTGGTCTATTTCGTTCAAAAACCATTGTTCCACAGAAATGATGGCGCAGAAGGGGTTTCTCTGATATCACATTGTTCCTTAGGCCTCTGTTTTAAAGGATTTTTAGGATATCCCTCATGATCTTTTACTTCATGATTGGGTCTGCTATGGTTAATGGATGTTTGAGTGTTTGCCTAGGCTGAGGTTTTTGCTAACCTCTTCGGGGACATTGGCTATGAACCTCTGTCTGTGTCCTCCCTCTGAGTCTTGTTCCTTTCTtcgatattttttatttatctcaaaGCTAACAGAAAAATTCAAAGGTTGCCCTTTTTCTCAGAGAGACTTGACATTGATTCCCTTCTGTCTGTTTCTTTTCCATCAATTCAttattcctttattgatttctACCATGTGGCGATATGCATGTCAAACACTAAAGGTGTTTCATTTAATGGTAGGTCCACAACCCTGCTACTGGTGAAGTTATAGCAGATGTTCCATGCATGGGTCAGCCTGAGACAAACGATGCGATATCTTCAGCTTATGAGATGTTCAATTGTAAGGGAATTGTCTTTTGGTGCCTGTTGTTCATGATACTggataaaaattcattcttagaAAGAAacatttaggattttttttatattgctttagtCCAAGACACTTTTGAAGCTCCCTGGTTGGTTGGCATGTGTACAgaagattttgagaaaaatgaggATGGTATCATCTCAGCAGCAATAGGCAGACCTGAATTGGACAATATATATCTAGAATTGAACCAGAATCGGTTCATTGACATCATTGAACACAGCTGATGTTTCAATAGTATTTATCATTCCTTCTGTTTTGTTTGTTGTTTCAAGAACCAATGGAAAGACTGACAGGTTGTGGATAAAATAGTGAAGAAGCAAGAGGTGGAAAGCGAgtaaacaattttcaattaacaTTTCCTtgaaatgtttaatatttataacataaatAAGCAGCAATTTGtccattatttttatgtatgatATCGCTTACATAAGAAATGATTTTACTTTgcaaatttgtatatatatgatCTGCcttctatttgaaaatatgtcCCTGCAGCTTGGAGCAAAGTTACTGCGATTGAAAGGAGCCAATGCCTGTGGAAATGGTATGAGGAAATTAATATACTGTGGTCTTTATTGACTATAGATTTGCCCTTACAATGTTCTTGAATAGTCCCTTGATCCAAGTTTCTGATCTTGAAGTTGGGTTTTGAAATTCTAGTCTGAGCTTTtggaagaaaattttgcatatatTGTAACCTTTTATTATCAATCCCTTGGAGTTGCTGTCCTTTGAAGCTTTCgtacttgaaatgtttttttggaaaatattgcGTCAGTTCCTGTGAAAATTTTATGCTCATAAGTCTTTATGGTATCTTCTCTGCTTATAATTGAAGGCACGATTTACTCATTGCCCATAAAGAAGAGCTTGGTCAACTTATAACACTAGAGCAAGGGAAACCTCTAAATGAAGCCATTATTGAGGTATGTCATTCACACCTTTGCTTCAAGAGATCTTGAGGAGTAGGATCACTGCATATTTTTCACTATTCATCATCAATTGTCTGCAACATATGATAATGGAAAGTCACTTAATTTACAGGTCATCATTGCGGCTGGCTACCTTGAGTTCTTTGCAGAGGAAGCAAAACATGTATATAGTGATATAATTCCATCGACAGTAGCTGATTGCCAGTTGTTTGTTATAAAACAGGTGAAGCTATGGGTTTTTCTTTGTCTTGGTTCTGTATAATTGCTTAAACAAGTAATTAGTTTGATCTCTTCCCTTAAACTTAGATATATCTATTGAACAGGGTTACATGAATGGCTGTAGATATCTTATATGACTATGGGTTGTTTGTGAAAATGTCTAAAACATTGATGTTTAACAATGGTACAGAAAAGGACTCAGGTTTCAGGGTTTGGAATAATGTGGCCTGGCTTGTGTGGTAAGTGGGCAGGATGGGAAGGTTCTAGATTTGATTCCGTGTAATAAAAATAACGTTTCTTGTTAAACTACTTATCAACTCAAAAGTTTAAGCTGTTAGCCAACCTCCAAGTTCAGTTCTCGAGCTTTAGTTAACACTCGGCTAATAGCCTCAATAAATGCAAGTTCAATAAATGGGGAACAAATAAGGGTAAGAAAGTTTAAGGTGTTAGGtaacatttaattcaattgtttagaAAAGTCTATACCAAGCCTTGGACCGATCTTCTTATGACCAATATTATTCTGTGAAACTCTCTCTGCTGTTATGTGTTCTTTGTACCACCTCTGTGTTGACTCTTGTTATAGCTTTTGATGGACAGTTCTTGCAATGGCTTCATTAAAATTCCTGATGCCAATCATTGTCACGCAATTTCTTACTTCCTAATCATTACCATGGCCTTTTCAAATGTGTTTTGCAGCCTGTTGGTGTTGTTGGTGCAATTACTCCATGGAACTTTCCGTTGGCTATGCTTACTCAGAAGGTGTGTTAAACCAGGTTTATTACATTTCCACTACAAAATGAGGCATAATTTGGAATTCCGAATGCAGTGTTTTTGTGAGCAGAAAACTTGTTTAATACATGACTATCATGTTAACATGACGTTGGTTTCACATGTGTGTCAGGTTGGCCCTGCCCTAGCTTGTGGCTGCACGGTGGTTTTAGAGCCCTCTGAACTTACACCCTTGATAGCCTTCGCAGCAGCTGGGCTTGCGCTTGAAGCAGGAATACCATCGGTAATCATTATTAtatctatataatattctttttattggttatcatGGAATTTGTACTCATATCATTTTGTTCTGAGATGGAAATTTTGCTATGCaacttggaaaatatatatagattgCAGATTTGTTACCAAGCTCAAAATTTTTATGCAAAAAGATATTGGCTTCGTGTTTGGGGAGCCTTTTATCCCGCCTGTTTCATATATCAGTAAACGGCTATGGCTGTACAGAAAGAACTCTCAAGCTGATTTAGGCTCCCTAAAAAGGCATTGAATcaaagacatgttcaaagaagccattgggattttgaattttctatacAATATCGTTTTCAATAAGAAagctttttttccccttttgtttcCTGTGATATCTCCATAAGTTGTGTTCATTTgtttctaatgatttttttttttatctatttatcaATTAGGGTGCTCTGAATGTTGTCACGGGAAATGCTCCTGACATTGAGCATGCTTTACTTGCAAGTCCAAAGGTATTTTAGCTGTTGAAATAGAGGAATCATTTATGCAACATCTTTGTGAATGTCATTGGATGTACAAACAATACAACATTAGTAGCTCATACTTCTAAGAATTTTTTCAGgtaagaaaaataacatttacagGCTTGTCAGCTGTTGAAAAGAAGATAATGCCAGGTGCTGGTGAGACTCTTAGAAAGGTATGCATAGATTATCAGAATTTTCCAGAGAAATGAGCCTCTAGAATTCATCATGTCATTAATTTCCTTCAATCATGACTTTCTAGGTATCTCTTGAACCTGGCGGTAATGCACCTTGCATAGTTTTTGATGACACGGACCTGGGCGTGGCAGTAAAATCAATTGTAAGTCAGAGTAATACACAGAAAGTGATCTGGATCTTGATGGAATTGATATTATCCTCATCAATATCTGATATATAGCTTTGGGATAGTGCTTGGGTTTGGCCTTTTCCTTTGAAAGAGCAGTAGCTGAAGATTTTccatctctttatttttcttttagtttttcctttttcaaagtATGCACTTCTTTGGCTTTAACAATATATACAATGTAACTCTTTAGAGCTTCCAACAAATTTTCCCTTTCGTTATGTTCTGAAACTTAGAAATTAAGGTTGAAAATAGATCACACAGGGTAAGTTCAGATCATTTGAGCTGCATCAAATGTGAACACTTGGAACTCTATAGAAATATGAAAGGTGCCAACAGTCTTATTCTTAAGATTGACTACTGAATTTCCTGTTGACAGTTGTGCACAAGTGTTATCAACTTTTGATATCTTCTTCCGGCCTCTGAACTCACAATGGAAACCTCTTTTCCACGCAAAGTTGTTTTTATCTTGCTTTGAAGTGCTCTGGCGGGAAACCACCAGTGAGAATGGAGCAGaaacttcctcttcatcattGGAGTATAATTCTTCGACTCCATTCATAGCTGAAGGATGACCCTCTTTGCCTCTGGCTCTACTGCTATGCTTTATTCCCAATAAATATTCTCCTACATTTGTCTTATGTTGTATTGCTACTTCTTTCTTCACGACTGTCTAGCATAAAGAAGAAAGACTCTTCTTAATAAGGTAGGATTGGAAGCAGGGTGCAGTAGATGTTCTAACAAAAAAATCACATAGGTCTGCTTTTTTGTTAGGCCTTCACAATGGTACTATTCTTCTACTTTGAAATGCTAAATGTTTaatgtttctttattttggtCTTCAAGCAAAAAGTATATGAAATTAAGACTGGGGCTTAATTTGTCCTCAGCTTTTATGCAAAAGAGTTCTCTCACTATCTTATGATCGAATTGCAGTAGCAAATGAAATTTTACTCATTTCAGTTCTCACTTTCATGACTCCCTTTGTTGAGTATATGCTGAAATGATATTTAGCCCATTAAGAGTTATATATTCTATGCTCTGCATGTAAATGGGCATCATTTTGTATGATAACATTTCTATATTCTAAGTTTCAGTACACCATTATCATTGTCGTTTTGTTTAGCTAAAACATGTCATCTATTATTGCAGCTGGCCGTGAAATTCCATAATAGTGGGCAAACATGTATTTCTGCCAATAGAATACTTGTGCAAGAAGGTACGGTCAAAGCatatttttactataaattcatatttttttggatttgtaTTTCATTCTACATTCAGCTATCTATTGATTGTTATTAAGTAATACACTTAGTGAATCCTCATAATATGTGGGCTAATGTGGGTCTTATTATGCTCTATCGTATGACTTCCTTGCTAAGATCGATAGGGGATTTAGTTACCATAACTTGCAACTCCAAAAGGATCCTTGGCACAAGAACTGTTTCCAGCCATACCAAACATGACTTAACCTTTCATTTTGGTTCATgagataattaatttatttctcaaCCAGAGATGGAAATGTAAACCACACATTTTCAAgtttaactttattaaaattgaagTGTATGATGGTGCAGCTTTGTAGAATTTACATGCTTCTAGTTGATCCAAGGTTCTtccgttttatttatttatttatttttgataagtgTTCTGCCGTTTTATTTATCATCATTGTACAACCCATTTTATTACCCTTATTGcactatattttttaattttagttggGGATTCTATTAGCCATCATGCAGTCCCAAATGAAGAATCATTTATGGATACGCGTTTGTATCATGTTGACATTTTTATTGCTCGAAATGCACGCTCAATAGCTCAAAAATGATTTAGATTCTCATCGATGCACAAAATGCTTTTAGTTTTTGCTCCTGTACTGGTTCATCCATGCTGAAGTTTCTCTTCTACATTTCTGGTTTcttaattttcctttcaaatgtAAATTCTTTTCTGGGGGGGATTGACTGAGCCTCCATTGTTCAggtatttatgaaaaatttgcCGCTGCTTTTTCTAAAGCTGTCACGAGTCTGCAAGTTGGGGATGGGTTTTGTGAAGGTGCGACCCAGGTAGTCATccattcatttttgtttctagTTTCTAACAAGATTCCCTTGCTGGTCTTCTTATTTGTGCACACCAATGCTGAAGTTTCTGCCTAGTGTTGTCAATATTTATTAATGTCACCATGTTCTTGGGGATGATATTTGCAAgtgatttttgagttttaacAATGATAATTTTGAGTTATCCGTTCATTTTCCAGGGTCCACTAATTAATGAAGCTGCAGTGCAAACGGTTAGTTATGTTAATTTCCATCTAGCATTGCTCCTGGTATAGTCCAGTAACAAACCATTTGGCCTCTTTGGGATTTTATGACAGGTTGAGTCATTAGTTCAAGATGCTATCTCAAAGGTATGTTTTTTCTCATCTCTACCATTGAAAAGTACCTTACAATTGGAATAAATGAGGACACCTTTCTCAACAGCAAAGCAAATTTTTTATGCAATAACTCCAATAATCCATCtctgaaaaatatatgattgtTATGTAAGGGAGCAAAACTCCTCCTTGGGGGTAAAAGACACAATCTGGGGATGACTTTTTATGAGCCCACAGTAATCGGTGATGTCAACAACAAGATGCTTATATCAAGGTAAACTCTACCGTCCAAATGATATTCCACAATTGAATTGTTGGCATTCAATTTAGGTTTGTTGAACAAGTTTGTTGGTGAATGGGGTTGCAATTGTTATTGATGTTAGActatatatcaatttgataaaagagcttaaacttttaggtaATGGGCTGACAATGTATACCATGGATTACAGATGAATGGATGgggaaataaatgaatagagaGACTCGAACTCAAACCCTCTAGTTGATCATACCATGTTGGTAGCATCAATTTGACCCAAAATCTTATAATGGACCCATGGACCCACGATATAGAGGAGGTTAACTCTAGTCGCGTTAAGAGTGTAATATTCTGTAGTTCGACTTTTATTAGGACTATAACATGAACACAAATTGTGAAAGGCAAAATTTAGCAATATTAGAAGACACTTGGTAGAATTTACTACTGCagaaatttattattgattatgcCCCTGCTACACAAATAAGTGAAACTGTATTAGCAAGTTGGCAGACAATTTGCTTGTTTTTTCAATGATATTGTTCtgattttttcttctcatttctctaTTATACCATTGGAGGTGCCAACAGATAGGAAAAACCAATGGCTGAACTTACAAGCCAAAAGTTGGTGCTTACAGGAAAATTCTGTTGGTCTCCTAGGTTTCCAAATGGCTTCTTGCAATTTTCTTGGGGATTTTTGTCAAGAATAGGCTTGTATAGGTATCGATTGAACTTGATTGAGCTAATAAGAATAATTGCAGGTCAAAAAGTTGCTAAAGCAGTTGAGGTTTGTAGATTTTTGTTTCTCAAGGAAAATGTGGGAGTCAGGTGGGGATGATATCCACAGCGTGTTAGAGAAATACACTTGATGTAGTCCACTTATTAAATGCATATCCTCTCCAATGACAGAGATTGATCAAACTCAGAATCCAACAATTTGAAGGGGTGCTAAATGAAGAATACACAAGTTTCATTGAAAATACAAGAATTCTTTTGATCGAGGATTTGAGAAGTGAGGGGGTGATATAGGGATATTTATGAAGAAAGTAGAAATAGACCTTATGCCAAATGGTATTTTGCTGGACTGGGGCATGTGTAATCACTCTTCTACATATTCTCGTGAATAGGCTTTTGAAAGGAATCATTTTCTTCACTTCTCTTTTGCCTCTTCATTACAGCAACAACTCCAGGAGTTTTATGTTACACCCTCCTTAAACGACCCCTCCCTTGAGTATTTATTGCTAGGCAAAACTTTCTAGATACAAAGACAAGCTTATTATTCTCTCCACACTAAGCATTAAATGACCTTGAGATGGGAGCCTCCTTTAGATGGTTGGAATATTCTGAAAGCGTCAAGAGGAGTCAAGAGACCTCTAGCCTTATCCAAAGTTAGGTGGAAGTCCTTTGAGCAATGTAGAGAAATCTGAAGAATTCTTTGTTGCTTGGGCATAGCTTGTAAGCCTAGCAGAGTCTAGGCTGTTCTACAATTTTCATTGGTTAACATTAACCCCAAAGGGTTCCAAAGAGTTCTATGGTGTTTATAAATAGGTGATAGCCTTATTTGGCTAAGTCATCGAGTACTTGATAGCAATCAAGGCTTGTAAAGCATATTTGTGAAATAATAGATCCATTCATTCTTCCAAACTGTAACTGTGGCTTTGCTCACATCTAACTTCCTTGTTGAATGCTGATTTAGTAACTTCAAGTATGTCTAAATAACACACGTATTGCTTAAGAAACACCAAAATTCGTGACATTTGTCTCTAGAAGAGaacttttttcaaatgattaaaaattacaaCTTAGGTATGGAAGGTGGAGTATTTAAACCATATGGTTTCCATTTTGTT
This window contains:
- the LOC117909619 gene encoding succinate-semialdehyde dehydrogenase, mitochondrial-like isoform X1, giving the protein MEAQSVITRFQNSGVFRTQGLIGGKWTEAYDGKTIQVHNPATGEVIADVPCMGQPETNDAISSAYEMFNSWSKVTAIERSQCLWKWHDLLIAHKEELGQLITLEQGKPLNEAIIEVIIAAGYLEFFAEEAKHVYSDIIPSTVADCQLFVIKQPVGVVGAITPWNFPLAMLTQKVGPALACGCTVVLEPSELTPLIAFAAAGLALEAGIPSGALNVVTGNAPDIEHALLASPKVRKITFTGLSAVEKKIMPGAGETLRKVSLEPGGNAPCIVFDDTDLGVAVKSILAVKFHNSGQTCISANRILVQEGIYEKFAAAFSKAVTSLQVGDGFCEGATQGPLINEAAVQTVESLVQDAISKGAKLLLGGKRHNLGMTFYEPTVIGDVNNKMLISRNKICGPIAALLRFKTEEEAICIANDTDEGLAAYIFTKNLQRSWRVSEVLEYGLVGVNEGLIPTVMAPVSGFKNTGLGQEGSKKGMLEYLEVITRERVRNKWFCTIVIYSNVCRLALKNFVVCCKCLWFCVLVDGISSQA
- the LOC117909619 gene encoding succinate-semialdehyde dehydrogenase, mitochondrial-like isoform X2; the encoded protein is MEAQSVITRFQNSGVFRTQGLIGGKWTEAYDGKTIQVHNPATGEVIADVPCMGQPETNDAISSAYEMFNSWSKVTAIERSQCLWKWHDLLIAHKEELGQLITLEQGKPLNEAIIEVIIAAGYLEFFAEEAKHVYSDIIPSTVADCQLFVIKQPVGVVGAITPWNFPLAMLTQKVGPALACGCTVVLEPSELTPLIAFAAAGLALEAGIPSGALNVVTGNAPDIEHALLASPKVRKITFTGLSAVEKKIMPGAGETLRKVSLEPGGNAPCIVFDDTDLGVAVKSILAVKFHNSGQTCISANRILVQEGIYEKFAAAFSKAVTSLQVGDGFCEGATQGPLINEAAVQTVESLVQDAISKGAKLLLGGKRHNLGMTFYEPTVIGDVNNKMLISRNKICGPIAALLRFKTEEEAICIANDTDEGLAAYIFTKNLQRSWRVSEVLEYGLVGVNEGLIPTVMAPVSGFKNTGLGQEGSKKGMLEYLELKYICLGNMNNI